A genomic region of Carassius auratus strain Wakin unplaced genomic scaffold, ASM336829v1 scaf_tig00215868, whole genome shotgun sequence contains the following coding sequences:
- the LOC113096062 gene encoding forkhead box protein N4 isoform X2, with translation MIESGITTRMSGIHENPVQSHHISAQDYRLLTTDPSQLKDELPGDLQSLSWLTSVDVPRLQQIGSGRPDFASSAQNSLLERQTGGAGSVIHLQSEMQHSPLAISSMPQFSPGFPCATSVYQTAPQQVLTFTQANQQCSPGGLYGNYNSQSLFPPPRITAHNQDLQPKTFPKPIYSYSCLIAMALKNSKTGSLPVSEIYSFMKEHFPYFKTAPDGWKNSVRHNLSLNKCFEKVENKMSGSSRKGCLWALNPAKIDKMEEEMQKWKRKDLPAIRRSMANPDELDKLITDRPESCRKKSIDTGMTRLPSCPPGPTLPIPAQMQPQPMVTLSLQCHPMHQHFQLQLQNQSRLAPASPVPAQTPPFHTVPDLTNSSLPQHPAKQHSDFYTVHTDLNSEVDTLDPSIMDFTWQGNLWEDMKDDSFNLETLGTLSNSPLRLSDCDLDTGNVTPVSNAGGLSYPDLQMTGLYSSYSAMDALSNQYMNTQGGTKPIVLL, from the exons ATGATTGAAAGTGGAATTACAACCAGGATGTCAGGAATTCACGAAAACCCTGTACAAAGCCACCACATCTCTGCACAAGACTACAG ACTCCTGACTACTGACCCTTCACAGCTAAAGGACGAGCTGCCTGGTGATCTTCAGTCGCTGTCCTGGCTTACCTCAGTGGATGTTCCCCGACTGCAGCAGATAGGATCGGGACGGCCTGATTTCGCCAGTTCTGCCCAGAACAGCCTGCTGGAGCGGCAGACAG GAGGAGCAGGATCTGTGATTCATCTACAGAGTGAAATGCAGCACAGCCCTCTGGCCATCAGTAGC ATGCCTCAGTTTTCCCCTGGGTTTCCGTGTGCCACATCAGTGTACCAGACCGCCCCACAGCAAGTGCTCACTTTCACTCAGGCAAACCAACAG TGTTCTCCCGGTGGACTTTATGGCAACTACAACAGCCAGAGTCTGTTTCCTCCACCCCGTATTACTGCTCACAACCAGGACTTGCAGCCCAAGACTTTCCCTAAACCCATCTACTCCTACAG CTGTCTGATTGCCATGGCTTTGAAGAACAGCAAAACAGGCAGCCTTCCTGTTAGTGAGATCTACAGCTTTATGAAAGAGCACTTCCCTTATTTCAAG ACAGCACCGGATGGATGGAAGAATTCTGTACGCCACAACCTTTCCTTGAACAAGTGCTTTGAGAAAGTGGAGAACAAGATGAGTGGTTCCTCCAGAAAGGGCTGTCTTTGGGCACTCAATCCTGCAAAGATTGACAAAATGGAGGAAGAGATGCAAAAATGGAAGCGCAAAGATCTCCCTGCTATCCGTCGAAGCATGGCCAATCCAG ATGAATTAGACAAACTCATTACAGACAGACCGGAGAGCTGCAGAAAAAAGTCTATTGATACTGGCATGACACGCTTGCCCAGCTGCCCACCGGGGCCGACTCTCCCAATACCGGCTCAGATGCAGCCCCAACCAATGGTCACTCTTTCTCTACAGTGCCACCCTATGCATCAGCACTTTCAACTGCAGCTCCAGAATCAGTCTCGCTTGGCTCCGGCCTCCCCTGTTCCTGCTCAGACACCCCCTTTCCACACCGTCCCTGACCTGACTAACAGCTCCCTCCCTCAGCATCCTGCCAAGCAGCACAGCGACTTCTACACAGTTCACACTGACCTGAATTCAGAGGTGGACACACTGGACCCAAGTATTATGGACTTCACCTGGCAAG GAAACCTCTGGGAGGACATGAAGGATGACAGCTTTAACCTGGAGACATTAGGTACACTCAGTAACTCCCCACTTCGGCTGTCTGACTGTGACCTGGACACTGGCAATGTCACGCCTGTGTCCAATGCAGGAGGACTGTCTTACCCAGACCTGCAGATGACAGGCCTCTACTCTTCGTACTCAGCTATGGATGCCCTTTCTAACCAGTATATGAACACACAAGGAGGGACAAAGCCTATCGTTTTGCTTTAA
- the LOC113096062 gene encoding forkhead box protein N4 isoform X3, with amino-acid sequence MTVAGGAGSVIHLQSEMQHSPLAISSMPQFSPGFPCATSVYQTAPQQVLTFTQANQQCSPGGLYGNYNSQSLFPPPRITAHNQDLQPKTFPKPIYSYSCLIAMALKNSKTGSLPVSEIYSFMKEHFPYFKTAPDGWKNSVRHNLSLNKCFEKVENKMSGSSRKGCLWALNPAKIDKMEEEMQKWKRKDLPAIRRSMANPDELDKLITDRPESCRKKSIDTGMTRLPSCPPGPTLPIPAQMQPQPMVTLSLQCHPMHQHFQLQLQNQSRLAPASPVPAQTPPFHTVPDLTNSSLPQHPAKQHSDFYTVHTDLNSEVDTLDPSIMDFTWQGNLWEDMKDDSFNLETLGTLSNSPLRLSDCDLDTGNVTPVSNAGGLSYPDLQMTGLYSSYSAMDALSNQYMNTQGGTKPIVLL; translated from the exons ATGACGGTCGCAGGAGGAGCAGGATCTGTGATTCATCTACAGAGTGAAATGCAGCACAGCCCTCTGGCCATCAGTAGC ATGCCTCAGTTTTCCCCTGGGTTTCCGTGTGCCACATCAGTGTACCAGACCGCCCCACAGCAAGTGCTCACTTTCACTCAGGCAAACCAACAG TGTTCTCCCGGTGGACTTTATGGCAACTACAACAGCCAGAGTCTGTTTCCTCCACCCCGTATTACTGCTCACAACCAGGACTTGCAGCCCAAGACTTTCCCTAAACCCATCTACTCCTACAG CTGTCTGATTGCCATGGCTTTGAAGAACAGCAAAACAGGCAGCCTTCCTGTTAGTGAGATCTACAGCTTTATGAAAGAGCACTTCCCTTATTTCAAG ACAGCACCGGATGGATGGAAGAATTCTGTACGCCACAACCTTTCCTTGAACAAGTGCTTTGAGAAAGTGGAGAACAAGATGAGTGGTTCCTCCAGAAAGGGCTGTCTTTGGGCACTCAATCCTGCAAAGATTGACAAAATGGAGGAAGAGATGCAAAAATGGAAGCGCAAAGATCTCCCTGCTATCCGTCGAAGCATGGCCAATCCAG ATGAATTAGACAAACTCATTACAGACAGACCGGAGAGCTGCAGAAAAAAGTCTATTGATACTGGCATGACACGCTTGCCCAGCTGCCCACCGGGGCCGACTCTCCCAATACCGGCTCAGATGCAGCCCCAACCAATGGTCACTCTTTCTCTACAGTGCCACCCTATGCATCAGCACTTTCAACTGCAGCTCCAGAATCAGTCTCGCTTGGCTCCGGCCTCCCCTGTTCCTGCTCAGACACCCCCTTTCCACACCGTCCCTGACCTGACTAACAGCTCCCTCCCTCAGCATCCTGCCAAGCAGCACAGCGACTTCTACACAGTTCACACTGACCTGAATTCAGAGGTGGACACACTGGACCCAAGTATTATGGACTTCACCTGGCAAG GAAACCTCTGGGAGGACATGAAGGATGACAGCTTTAACCTGGAGACATTAGGTACACTCAGTAACTCCCCACTTCGGCTGTCTGACTGTGACCTGGACACTGGCAATGTCACGCCTGTGTCCAATGCAGGAGGACTGTCTTACCCAGACCTGCAGATGACAGGCCTCTACTCTTCGTACTCAGCTATGGATGCCCTTTCTAACCAGTATATGAACACACAAGGAGGGACAAAGCCTATCGTTTTGCTTTAA
- the LOC113096062 gene encoding forkhead box protein N4 isoform X1, with amino-acid sequence MIESGITTRMSGIHENPVQSHHISAQDYRLLTTDPSQLKDELPGDLQSLSWLTSVDVPRLQQIGSGRPDFASSAQNSLLERQTVHLNSMTVAGGAGSVIHLQSEMQHSPLAISSMPQFSPGFPCATSVYQTAPQQVLTFTQANQQCSPGGLYGNYNSQSLFPPPRITAHNQDLQPKTFPKPIYSYSCLIAMALKNSKTGSLPVSEIYSFMKEHFPYFKTAPDGWKNSVRHNLSLNKCFEKVENKMSGSSRKGCLWALNPAKIDKMEEEMQKWKRKDLPAIRRSMANPDELDKLITDRPESCRKKSIDTGMTRLPSCPPGPTLPIPAQMQPQPMVTLSLQCHPMHQHFQLQLQNQSRLAPASPVPAQTPPFHTVPDLTNSSLPQHPAKQHSDFYTVHTDLNSEVDTLDPSIMDFTWQGNLWEDMKDDSFNLETLGTLSNSPLRLSDCDLDTGNVTPVSNAGGLSYPDLQMTGLYSSYSAMDALSNQYMNTQGGTKPIVLL; translated from the exons ATGATTGAAAGTGGAATTACAACCAGGATGTCAGGAATTCACGAAAACCCTGTACAAAGCCACCACATCTCTGCACAAGACTACAG ACTCCTGACTACTGACCCTTCACAGCTAAAGGACGAGCTGCCTGGTGATCTTCAGTCGCTGTCCTGGCTTACCTCAGTGGATGTTCCCCGACTGCAGCAGATAGGATCGGGACGGCCTGATTTCGCCAGTTCTGCCCAGAACAGCCTGCTGGAGCGGCAGACAG TCCATCTGAATAGTATGACGGTCGCAGGAGGAGCAGGATCTGTGATTCATCTACAGAGTGAAATGCAGCACAGCCCTCTGGCCATCAGTAGC ATGCCTCAGTTTTCCCCTGGGTTTCCGTGTGCCACATCAGTGTACCAGACCGCCCCACAGCAAGTGCTCACTTTCACTCAGGCAAACCAACAG TGTTCTCCCGGTGGACTTTATGGCAACTACAACAGCCAGAGTCTGTTTCCTCCACCCCGTATTACTGCTCACAACCAGGACTTGCAGCCCAAGACTTTCCCTAAACCCATCTACTCCTACAG CTGTCTGATTGCCATGGCTTTGAAGAACAGCAAAACAGGCAGCCTTCCTGTTAGTGAGATCTACAGCTTTATGAAAGAGCACTTCCCTTATTTCAAG ACAGCACCGGATGGATGGAAGAATTCTGTACGCCACAACCTTTCCTTGAACAAGTGCTTTGAGAAAGTGGAGAACAAGATGAGTGGTTCCTCCAGAAAGGGCTGTCTTTGGGCACTCAATCCTGCAAAGATTGACAAAATGGAGGAAGAGATGCAAAAATGGAAGCGCAAAGATCTCCCTGCTATCCGTCGAAGCATGGCCAATCCAG ATGAATTAGACAAACTCATTACAGACAGACCGGAGAGCTGCAGAAAAAAGTCTATTGATACTGGCATGACACGCTTGCCCAGCTGCCCACCGGGGCCGACTCTCCCAATACCGGCTCAGATGCAGCCCCAACCAATGGTCACTCTTTCTCTACAGTGCCACCCTATGCATCAGCACTTTCAACTGCAGCTCCAGAATCAGTCTCGCTTGGCTCCGGCCTCCCCTGTTCCTGCTCAGACACCCCCTTTCCACACCGTCCCTGACCTGACTAACAGCTCCCTCCCTCAGCATCCTGCCAAGCAGCACAGCGACTTCTACACAGTTCACACTGACCTGAATTCAGAGGTGGACACACTGGACCCAAGTATTATGGACTTCACCTGGCAAG GAAACCTCTGGGAGGACATGAAGGATGACAGCTTTAACCTGGAGACATTAGGTACACTCAGTAACTCCCCACTTCGGCTGTCTGACTGTGACCTGGACACTGGCAATGTCACGCCTGTGTCCAATGCAGGAGGACTGTCTTACCCAGACCTGCAGATGACAGGCCTCTACTCTTCGTACTCAGCTATGGATGCCCTTTCTAACCAGTATATGAACACACAAGGAGGGACAAAGCCTATCGTTTTGCTTTAA